Proteins found in one Oribacterium sp. oral taxon 102 genomic segment:
- a CDS encoding N-acetylmuramoyl-L-alanine amidase family protein gives MRKQLWKMLALTLAFTCTMASPLAAVSAAQGSGWLQENGSWRYYSAGIAQTGWLHLGDKWYYLAPETGNMETGWNRGTDGSWYYFEPGSGAMQHGWVKDGNGVWYFLHTSVEGGKAVLLTGWQWIDGYCYYFETEPGKDMGHLYTAGMTPDHYYVNADGRWTEADGSVHYEAGKGISTAAKPATPRRAAAAASGGGSSSGGRRRRERDDSGKTDPNRPGKTSPSEIPGGKETEHGGKASDSEISKEDGVFSYVQPEDVVLDYIDGNAASYRKKLPRAVRFRMKSGRYVSLEVKEWRFSEEAAEGGTVTATADGYNIPSRYQELEAEFLGQEVSISVSFRKKQEEPTPPEELRFTGFEQPEDVSADYISNNPSDYSFFPKKIRFTLSDQRTLDLKVMSWSFETRPEAGREVTARAILDDLPSEYNGLLESFESLGAVTMRIRFNKAEETDKVTLKWDHTESTSWGSEKHSYRFDETAVLTLENYKGDGSGLSLRTGYPDYLRLTKDHGFSFDEAEKAASIRMDDLMPNELKEMLSLMVYDGETKLGDAYLTITTDRSVEWEENRDGASTVEYRDVSRKTSVSKRVILHGVTDEDAEKVRFIAGSTDVTEKLHFEKESDGSYRVSIPDYAALDQAGYISSSAWGGSTFTMQMRMRGVKPVSIRLSYRNAPALTPDKSGGYYAAEEPLLTLRNFSWDETEPKDVRLYFGEKGGSMRLLTAGQDYTMDEDKKQLRLHSAAVLGTASLSEGKSYLLRIEAAEDAETAELTLSYKKDKALSLSAAAELAPYAPIVISVSGLDGDDNPSVIRLYAGDRKLEKVRAVRNYSTGLAELIVPYEEIAQDIRSRSVTLRAVMAGAPEASVTLHYAEITEEGTPIPAAAALQDSYKDAYPLQDGLPVMNGRGTIRIAVSDRSIPEAQWRAMGVTLRKKSEPADAAFAVGIAGTDKDWSAAGTPIAAVNLEALYRYADKIGELKADEAGRYPVFTVTLYMAGYARTSFDIALKSPSY, from the coding sequence ATGAGGAAACAGCTATGGAAGATGCTGGCGCTGACGCTGGCATTCACCTGTACCATGGCATCTCCGCTGGCGGCAGTTTCTGCGGCGCAGGGAAGCGGCTGGCTGCAGGAAAACGGGAGCTGGCGGTATTACAGTGCGGGGATCGCGCAGACAGGATGGCTTCATTTGGGCGATAAATGGTATTATCTGGCTCCGGAAACAGGAAATATGGAGACAGGATGGAACCGGGGCACAGACGGCAGCTGGTATTATTTTGAACCCGGAAGCGGCGCGATGCAGCATGGCTGGGTAAAGGACGGGAACGGAGTCTGGTACTTCCTGCATACGTCGGTGGAGGGAGGCAAAGCGGTGCTTCTGACCGGCTGGCAGTGGATCGACGGATACTGCTATTACTTCGAGACCGAGCCGGGAAAGGACATGGGGCACCTGTATACGGCAGGGATGACGCCGGATCATTACTATGTCAATGCGGACGGGCGCTGGACGGAAGCGGATGGCAGCGTGCATTACGAGGCGGGAAAGGGCATTTCTACGGCAGCGAAGCCGGCGACACCCCGTAGAGCGGCGGCCGCCGCTTCCGGAGGCGGGAGCAGCTCCGGCGGCAGGAGAAGGAGAGAACGGGACGATTCCGGCAAGACGGATCCGAACCGCCCCGGAAAGACGAGCCCGAGCGAGATCCCGGGCGGGAAAGAAACAGAGCACGGCGGAAAGGCAAGCGACAGCGAGATCAGTAAGGAGGACGGCGTATTCAGTTATGTGCAGCCGGAGGATGTGGTGCTTGATTACATCGACGGGAATGCGGCATCCTATCGGAAGAAGCTGCCGAGAGCGGTGCGCTTCCGTATGAAGAGCGGCAGATATGTCTCGCTGGAAGTAAAGGAATGGAGATTTTCAGAGGAGGCGGCAGAGGGCGGCACTGTCACGGCAACAGCAGACGGCTACAACATTCCGTCTCGCTATCAGGAGCTCGAGGCGGAATTCTTAGGGCAGGAGGTCAGCATTTCCGTCAGCTTTCGGAAGAAGCAGGAGGAGCCGACGCCACCGGAGGAGCTGCGCTTTACCGGATTTGAGCAGCCGGAGGACGTGAGCGCGGATTATATTTCCAATAATCCCTCCGACTACAGCTTCTTTCCGAAGAAGATCCGATTTACGCTATCTGATCAGAGGACGCTGGATCTCAAAGTTATGAGCTGGAGCTTTGAGACAAGACCGGAGGCAGGCAGGGAAGTGACGGCAAGGGCGATCCTGGATGATCTTCCATCCGAATACAACGGATTGCTGGAGTCTTTTGAGAGCCTCGGCGCGGTGACGATGCGGATTCGCTTCAACAAGGCGGAGGAAACGGATAAGGTTACGCTGAAATGGGATCATACGGAAAGCACGAGTTGGGGAAGTGAGAAGCACAGCTATCGCTTCGACGAAACAGCGGTGCTGACGCTGGAAAACTATAAGGGAGACGGAAGCGGGCTGTCCCTCCGAACCGGTTATCCGGATTACCTCAGGCTGACGAAGGATCATGGCTTCTCCTTTGATGAAGCAGAGAAGGCGGCGTCGATCCGTATGGATGATCTGATGCCGAATGAACTGAAGGAAATGCTTTCCCTCATGGTCTATGATGGAGAGACGAAGCTGGGAGACGCGTATCTGACGATTACGACGGATCGGAGCGTCGAATGGGAAGAGAACCGAGACGGCGCGTCTACGGTTGAATACAGAGATGTCTCGAGGAAAACGTCCGTTTCCAAGCGGGTGATCCTGCATGGTGTGACGGATGAGGACGCGGAGAAGGTGCGTTTCATCGCAGGCAGTACGGATGTGACAGAGAAGCTTCATTTCGAGAAGGAATCGGATGGGAGCTACCGGGTAAGCATTCCGGACTATGCGGCGCTTGATCAGGCAGGCTATATCAGCAGCAGCGCATGGGGCGGCAGTACGTTTACGATGCAAATGCGGATGCGCGGCGTAAAGCCGGTCAGCATCCGCCTGAGCTACCGCAATGCGCCGGCATTGACGCCGGATAAATCCGGCGGCTATTACGCGGCGGAGGAACCGCTGCTCACACTTCGAAATTTCTCCTGGGATGAGACGGAACCAAAGGATGTCCGGCTGTATTTTGGAGAAAAAGGCGGTTCGATGCGGCTGCTCACGGCAGGACAGGATTATACAATGGACGAAGACAAGAAGCAGCTCCGGCTGCATTCCGCTGCTGTTCTCGGGACAGCGAGTCTTTCGGAGGGGAAGAGCTATCTGCTCCGCATAGAGGCGGCAGAGGATGCGGAGACGGCAGAGCTTACGCTTTCCTACAAAAAGGATAAGGCGTTGTCGCTCAGTGCAGCTGCAGAGCTCGCACCCTATGCGCCCATTGTGATCTCGGTTTCGGGACTGGACGGAGACGACAATCCGTCTGTTATCCGGCTGTATGCAGGAGATCGGAAGCTGGAAAAGGTCAGGGCAGTACGGAATTACAGTACAGGGCTTGCCGAGCTGATAGTTCCGTATGAGGAGATAGCACAGGATATCCGGAGCCGGAGCGTGACGCTTCGCGCTGTGATGGCAGGCGCGCCGGAGGCCTCTGTGACGCTGCATTATGCGGAGATCACGGAGGAGGGAACCCCGATTCCCGCCGCAGCGGCATTGCAGGATTCCTACAAGGATGCTTATCCGCTTCAGGATGGGCTTCCGGTGATGAACGGCAGAGGGACGATTCGCATTGCGGTTTCTGATCGTTCCATTCCCGAAGCGCAGTGGAGGGCAATGGGCGTGACGCTCAGGAAAAAGTCGGAGCCTGCGGATGCGGCGTTTGCCGTCGGAATTGCCGGGACTGACAAGGACTGGAGTGCGGCAGGGACGCCGATTGCTGCCGTTAATCTGGAAGCCCTGTACAGGTATGCGGATAAGATCGGGGAATTGAAGGCGGACGAGGCAGGGAGGTACCCGGTATTCACGGTGACGCTCTATATGGCAGGGTATGCGAGAACCAGCTTCGATATCGCGCTGAAGTCGCCATCATACTGA
- a CDS encoding SPFH domain-containing protein, whose product MGLMKAAMGAAGGVLGDQWKEYFYCESLPATVLVRKGQKRVSGRSSNTHGADNIISSGSVIAVADGQCMLIVEQGKVVEVCAEPGEFIFDASTEPTVFSGNLGESVMAVFRNVGKRFTFGGEPPKDQRVYYFNTKELIGNKYGTPSAIPFRVVDPRAGIDIDISIRCFGEYSYRLTNPLLFYTNVCSNVSEDYRREQIEGQMKSELLTALQPAFAKLSEQGIRYSLLPGHTEELSQALKEVLSAKWKDYRGIEIQQIGVSSVKADEEDEKMLKEMQKNAAFMDPTRAAAHIVSAQADAMKAAASNTGAGPAMAFMGMNMAGQAGAGTAQNLYQMGAQQAAQQTAPAAQPQAAAQGGDTWTCSCGHSGNTGKFCPSCGSMRPENKGWFCPNCGSKNEGRFCTSCGTKKPE is encoded by the coding sequence GAGCGGCAGGCGGCGTGCTGGGGGATCAGTGGAAGGAATATTTCTACTGCGAGTCTCTCCCTGCAACGGTTCTGGTGCGAAAGGGACAGAAGCGGGTCAGCGGACGTTCCAGCAACACGCACGGTGCAGACAACATTATCAGCAGCGGCTCCGTCATCGCGGTGGCGGACGGGCAGTGTATGCTGATTGTCGAGCAGGGCAAGGTCGTGGAGGTCTGCGCGGAGCCGGGTGAGTTTATATTCGATGCCTCGACGGAGCCGACAGTCTTCTCCGGAAATCTTGGCGAGAGCGTCATGGCGGTTTTCCGGAATGTCGGGAAGCGATTCACCTTCGGAGGAGAGCCGCCGAAGGATCAGAGAGTTTACTATTTCAATACCAAGGAGCTGATCGGCAACAAGTACGGGACGCCGTCTGCGATTCCGTTCCGCGTCGTTGACCCGCGCGCCGGCATTGACATTGATATCAGCATCCGCTGCTTCGGCGAATACAGCTATCGGCTGACGAATCCGCTGCTTTTCTATACCAATGTCTGCAGCAATGTCAGCGAGGATTACCGCAGGGAGCAGATCGAGGGGCAGATGAAGTCCGAGCTTCTGACCGCACTGCAGCCGGCGTTCGCGAAGCTCTCCGAGCAGGGCATCCGTTACTCGCTTCTGCCGGGGCATACGGAGGAGCTCTCGCAGGCGCTCAAGGAGGTGCTCTCCGCGAAGTGGAAGGACTATCGCGGCATCGAGATCCAGCAGATCGGCGTATCCTCCGTGAAGGCGGACGAGGAAGACGAGAAGATGCTGAAGGAGATGCAGAAGAACGCGGCATTTATGGATCCGACCCGTGCGGCGGCGCACATCGTCTCGGCGCAGGCAGATGCAATGAAGGCAGCAGCCTCCAATACCGGCGCAGGACCGGCAATGGCATTTATGGGCATGAATATGGCAGGACAGGCAGGCGCCGGTACGGCGCAGAATCTCTACCAGATGGGCGCACAGCAGGCAGCGCAGCAGACGGCTCCCGCAGCGCAGCCGCAGGCGGCGGCACAGGGAGGAGATACATGGACCTGCAGCTGCGGACACAGCGGCAATACCGGAAAGTTCTGTCCGAGCTGCGGCAGCATGAGGCCGGAGAACAAGGGCTGGTTTTGTCCGAACTGCGGTTCGAAGAATGAGGGCAGATTCTGTACGTCATGCGGCACGAAGAAGCCGGAATAG